In Tubulanus polymorphus chromosome 2, tnTubPoly1.2, whole genome shotgun sequence, a single window of DNA contains:
- the LOC141900384 gene encoding uncharacterized protein LOC141900384 has protein sequence MSSTTPGSKMSTTPGKTPYMSSTTPVSGMSTTPGKTPYMSSTTPGSKMSTTPGKTPYMSSTTPGSKMSTTPGKTPYMSSTTPGSKMSTTPGKTPYMSSTTPGSKMSTTPGKTPYMSSTTPGSKMSTTPGKTPYMSSTTLVSGMSTTPGKTPYMSSTTPVSGMSTTPGKTPRMSSTTPGSRMSTTPGKTPTASTTPALESTTSNISQAPQFQGDFKIDNLKYSSALSDPTGQEYKRLAKEVETNLDVTYRKSAIGQFYDRSKVKEFSSGSVKVKYDVFMKSPPPGTKPTVITDDTISQVLVKEVNEKGSFGRFSVDPNTIRSKAVITKTTTTTQTLMVTTKPSNNQTDHSYTGGCTESVIMGSIKNQCNQHISSFVSLAIQGEQRKLCGSFKRIVKCLATHSNCSTMDINTWLIRVENIFKMSFSFNISDCIGNNCTMIAVKESVVGSCSVYYNIVQTNVNLTKRQIQNDRSKFCDSMNQLERCLMKKQCTKPQLLTLFRSNLEKYLQLFRAFSPLDYCANRPQPTRLPSRCEVLDVLDVINSKCIPPHEILNIQMVTGNRDRFCLGINELINCVLRNTQCSEMTVMNSIMKYKTLFPMSVSRYLDPCLKSTCNNMTAIESVLFNSCADEHSALNATLSRPITDNSGVCRQLNQTYTCLRNQLKCPEEDFNKLMNNRKLFPFAFDRRNCQNRVKCEELSVINVLMTHCTGSLSQLKMAINSNNQNICSYVDRLGFCVTNFTRCSIEDAKLMVDRNKMMLQQYLGVTNFSGCLTNISRCTVNNVVSIAQTNCSDILKKVHVSSKAAPSLLCPYLEKDLLGCVKYYSMCKEEQIMNLIQNPSSLQKIDAAIHIATPVKICDRYHGDRCRNYEKFFNIAKTNCSKIIAAVGNYSLMRNDTQEACREVDEFRRCVKHASNCNESDVDFMMTSFSSEMKSLFSGFSYKDRCLNNSIPCGDHDLMLSVVKTKCSKNISSIAQLVSTKPNSTDEICGYFSHNFRICVETNTKCDSVSVGAMFMSRMSEFKRLFGGFDIMKCSSSQPVTKPPSNKSCNDSIILTLMNKDCVKQKNAVFKSAKSDPQTSCSDFGMLLACLSPIAPCSSDDLTMIFINSAKINSALNGFNLIACARPAATVDPTQCSLTADNYLQVSETICPNQYRSYKDNIGSPTSMYCFMMAMYLQCLEKQTKCGVEAVVMTLVMSPNLTAHFGGVQKIMSCSSLAPMR, from the exons ATGAGTTCAACAACTCCAGGATCAAAGATGTCTACAACACCTGGTAAAACTCCATACATGAGTTCTACAACACCGGTATCAGGGATGTCTACAACACCTGGTAAAACTCCATACATGAGTTCAACAACTCCAGGATCAAAGATGTCTACAACACCTGGTAAAACTCCATACATGAGTTCAACAACTCCAGGATCAAAGATGTCTACAACTCCTGGTAAAACTCCATACATGAGTTCAACAACTCCAGGATCAAAGATGTCTACAACACCTGGTAAAACTCCATACATGAGTTCAACAACTCCAGGATCAAAGATGTCTACAACACCTGGTAAAACTCCATACATGAGTTCAACAACTCCAGGATCAAAGATGTCTACAACACCTGGTAAAACTCCATACATGAGTTCAACAACACTGGTATCAGGGATGTCTACAACACCTGGTAAAACTCCATACATGAGTTCAACAACACCAGTATCAGGGATGTCTACAACACCTGGTAAAACTCCACGCATGAGTTCAACAACACCAGGATCAAGGATGTCTACAACACCTGGTAAAACTCCAACAGCTTCAACGACTCCAGCACTAGAATCAACCACTAGTAATATCTCCCAAG CTCCTCAGTTTCAAGGAGATTTCAAGATTGATAATCTGAAATATTCTTCGGCTCTATCTGACCCTACTGGACAAGAGTATAAAAGGTTGGCAAAAGAAGTTGAAACAAAT TTGGATGTTACCTACAGGAAAAGTGCCATCGGCCAATTTTATGATCGTAGCAAAGTGAAAGAGTTTAG CTCGGGCAGTGTAAAAGTCAAATATGATGTATTTATGAAGTCTCCGCCCCCTGGAACAAAACCAACCGTAATTACAGACGATACTATATCTCAAGTGCTTGTAAAAGAAGTGAATGAAAAAGGCAGTTTTGGTCGTTTTTCTGTGGATCCGAATACAATCAGATCTAAAG CAGTGATTACTAAAACAACCACAACGACTCAAACTCTGATGGTAACCACTAAACCCAGTAATAACCAGACTGATCATTCGTATACTGGTGGTTGTACTGAATCTGTTATTATGGGGTCAATCAAAAACCAGTGTAATCAACATATTTCATCATTCGTAAGCCTCGCGATTCAAGGTGAACAGAGAAAGCTTTGTGG CTCTTTCAAGCGCATAGTGAAGTGTCTTGCTACTCATTCAAACTGTTCAACGATGGACATCAATACTTGGCTAATCAGAGTAGAGAATATATTCAAGATGTCATTCAGTTTCAACATATCCGACTGTATCGGTAATAACTGTACGATGATAGCTGTGAAAGAATCAGTCGTCGGGTCTTGTTCAGTTTACTACAACATCGTTCAAACAAATGTTAATCTTACCAAGCGACAAATTCAGAATGATCGAAGCAAGTTTTGCGA TTCGATGAATCAATTAGAACGTTGCTTGATGAAGAAACAGTGTACGAAACCTCAGCTATTGACATTGTTTCGGTCCAATCTTGAAAAATATCTGCAGCTGTTCAGAGCATTCAGTCCTTTAGATTACTGCGCGAATAGACCTCAACCAACACGACTACCGTCTCGCTGTGAAGTGCTCGATGTATTAGACGTCATCAACAGTAAATGTATCCCACCTCATGAGATTTTGAACATACAAATGGTGACTGGTAACCGTGATAGATTCTGCCT TGGaataaatgaactgattaacTGCGTGTTGAGAAATACTCAGTGCTCCGAGATGACAGTCATGAATTCCATCATGAAATACAAGACTTTATTTCCGATGTCGGTTTCACGTTATCTGGACCCTTGTTTGAAATCGACCTGTAACAATATGACAGCGATAGAGTCAGTGTTATTCAACTCATGCGCGGACGAGCACAGTGCACTCAATGCTACCTTATCAAGACCAATAACTGACAATTCAGGAGTGTGCAG GCAGTTGAATCAAACATATACTTGTTTACGTAATCAACTGAAATGTCCAGAAGAAGACTTCAATAAACTTATGAATAATCGTAAACTTTTCCCATTCGCATTTGATCGGAGAAATTGTCAGAACAGAGTAAAGTGTGAAGAATTATCAGTCATAAATGTGTTAATGACACATTGTACGGGAAGTCTATCTCAGTTAAAGATGGCTATAAACTCTAATAATCAGAATATCTGCAG TTACGTTGATAGACTGGGATTCTGTGTCACTAATTTCACTCGATGCAGCATTGAAGATGCTAAACTGATGGTGGATAGGAATAAAATGATGCTGCAGCAATACCTGGGAGTGACAAATTTCAGTGGTTGTTTGACTAATATCAGTCGATGTACTGTTAATAATGTTGTCAGTATCGCTCAAACAAACTGTTCAGATATTCTCAAGAAAGTTCATGTTTCTTCAAAAGCTGCTCCATCATTATTATGTCC TTACTTGGAAAAAGACCTTCTCGGTTGCGTTAAGTACTATTCAATGTGCAAAGAAGAGCAAATAATGAATCTGATTCAAAATCCAAGCAGTTTACAGAAGATTGATGCGGCTATCCACATTGCCACACCTGTGAAAATTTGCGATAGATACCACGGAGATCGATGTAGAAATTATGAGAAATTTTTCAACATTGCGAAAACTAACTGTTCAAAAATAATCGCAGCAGTTGGGAATTATTCACTGATGAGGAATGATACACAAGAAGCTTGCAG GGAAGTTGATGAATTTAGGAGATGTGTAAAACACGCGTCAAACTGTAATGAATCGGATGTTGATTTCATGATGACATCATTTAGTTCAGAGATGAAATCACTGTTCAGTGGATTTAGCTACAAAGATAGATGTCTGAATAACAGTATTCCATGTGGAGACCACGACTTAATGTTATCAGTAGTAAAAACCAAGTGTTCAAAGAATATTTCATCGATAGCACAATTAGTATcaacaaaaccaaattcaACTGATGAAATATGCGG TTATTTCAGTCACAACTTCAGAATATGCGTGGAAACAAACACAAAATGTGATTCGGTATCAGTTGGCGCGATGTTTATGAGTCGGATGTCCGAATTCAAACGTTTGTTCGGAGGATTTGATATAATGAAATGTTCATCCTCGCAACCTGTAACTAAACCTCCATCGAATAAATCCTGTAATGATTCCATTATTCTGACTCTCATGAATAAGGATTGCGTCAAACAAAAAAATGCCGTGTTTAAATCAGCAAAAAGTGACCCACAAACAAGTTGCAG CGATTTCGGCATGTTGCTCGCCTGTTTAAGTCCGATTGCACCGTGCAGTAGTGACGATTTGACAATGATATTCATAAACAGTGCAAAGATAAACTCGGCATTAAACGGTTTTAATTTGATCGCATGCGCCCGACCAGCTGCAACTGTAGACCCAACACAATGTTCACTTACTGCTGACAACTATTTACAAGTGTCTGAAACCATTTGTCCGAACCAGTACCGATCTTATAAAGATAACATAGGCTCACCTACATCGATGTATTGTTT tatgATGGCTATGTATTTGCAGTGCCTGGAAAAACAAACGAAATGCGGTGTCGAGGCTGTTGTGATGACTTTAGTTATGTCGCCAAATCTGACAGCTCATTTTGGCGGAGTTCAAAAAATAATGAGTTGTTCATCACTTGCACCGATGAGATGA
- the LOC141900385 gene encoding putative oxidoreductase YrbE, with the protein MELLNGLPGANLRKKFGVAIFGVGRSGQIHLNNLSASHRAQVLYLVDRNTNLADDLVEQYNLEGDTTAIKDTDADEVFLDERVQCVFVCTPTYTHYEIVQKSLDHGKHVFCEKPISQNIEQTKQCYDDAEKAGKILFCSLNRRYDPSLQQLFNKREEYGQIFTVKSCSRDHPLPSLEYLKISGGIFHDCAVHDIDFICWILDSWPETVYVQGHTFSREIAATNDLDTCFIIMKYPTNTSCVIELSRFASYGYHQTLEIFAENGMFISENQRPFEISVSNKQGMSYEPIKYSFPQRYKDSYEAALKNFFDVIQGKETLKITKDSIVRVHKIIEACERGLSTGQVVKIDYEH; encoded by the exons ATGGAGCTGTTGAACGGATTACCAGGAGCAAATCTCCGTAAAAAGTTTGGTGTAGCAATTTTTGGTGTAGGACGGAGTGGCCAGATACACTTGAATAATTTGTCCGCATCTCATCGGGCACAGGTTTTATACTTGGTAGATCGCAATACGAATTTGGCAGATGATCTCGTAGAGCAATATAACCTTGAAGGGGATACAACGGCGATCAAAGATACAGATGCTGACGAAGTTTTCCTCGATGAAAG ggtaCAGTGTGTCTTCGTTTGTACGCCAACATATACACATTATGAAATTGTCCAGAAATCTCTGGATCATGGGAAACACGTATTCTGTGAGAAGCCAATTTCACAGAATATAGAACAAACTAAACAGTGTTACGACGATGCCGAAAAAGCGGGAAAGATTCTATTCTGCTCGTTGAACAG aCGGTACGATCCTTCACTGCAACAGCTATTCAACAAAAGAGAGGAATATGGACAAATCTTTACCGTAAAATCATGTTCCAGAGATCATCCATTACCATCTTTAGAATACTTGAAAATATCAG GTGGAATATTCCATGACTGCGCGGTTCATGATATTGACTTCATTTGCTGGATTCTTGATTCCTGGCCTGAAACTGTGTACGTACAAGGTCACACTTTCTCCCGCGAAATTGCGGCTACGAACGACCTGGACACATGTTTCATTATTATGAAGTACCCAACAAATACCTCTTGCGTTATCGAACTCAGTAGATTTGCTTCTTACGGCTATCACCAGACATTGGAG ATATTCGCCGAAAATGGGATGTTCATCTCAGAGAATCAAAGACCGTTCGAGATATCGGTTTCGAATAAACAGGGAATGTCGTACGAACCGATCAAATATTCGTTTCCTCAACGTTACAAAGACAGTTACGAAGCCGCTCTTAAGAACTTCTTCGACGTAATTCAAG gCAAAGAAACTTTGAAAATAACCAAAGACAGCATAGTACGAGTGCATAAGATAATAGAAGCATGCGAGAGAGGTTTATCAACTGGACAGGTTGTGAAAATAGATTACGAACACTGA